The sequence CAGCTGGGCGGACCTCGCCCACCCCCTCGGCGTCGCCAGCCGCCAGGCAGCCGAGCGCCGCTACCTGCGTGTACGACCCGGGACGCCCGGTTCCACCGGCGAACAGCGCGTACAGGCGACCCGGGACCACCGCGCCGCCGACCGCACCGTCTCCGCCTGGGCCCGGACCAACGCGACCGAACTACGCCAGCTCGCGGGCCAGATCACCGCCCTCACGGACCTTCCCGCCCAGGCGAGCGCTCCTCTGGCCCGCCTCGCCGACGCCCTCGCGGCCGACGACGCCACCCACCTCATCGGCCCTCTGACCGAAACGCACACACATCTCAGAGCCGATCACCCCGACCTCGCGGACCGTATCGACGCCATCACGCACAACACCACCCGGCTCCGCCGGGCCCGCAGCGACCGCCCTGGCACCACCTCCTGACAGCCGAAGCCGACAGGGCAACCGCGGCAGGGTGACGACACGCATGGCGTAGTGCGCAGGGAACGACTCTGTGCTCAGCGGCAGCGGTCACAGCCGCGGCCTCGGTCGCGCCGCGGAGGGATCGCGGCTGACACGAGCTGTGCCGCACCCACCGACCGGCCCCCGCCGAACCGCAGGATCTCCGCTCTCACCAGCGCACCCGTCCCGCCAGGCATTCGTCCGGGAAGAGCGGGAACATGGGCTGTATGACAAAGCCTGATGACGACTCGCACACGCCCCACGCGCCCGGATCCCAGCCGAGCGTCAGCCCCGGTTCCGACACACCGCAGACGGTCCCGGTGCCGACACCGCCCGTCGCGTGGGACAGCGAACCCACGGACCCGGCTGACGTGACCGACGAAGAGGACAAGCCGGAGCAGCCCGCCGCGCACGAAAAGCGGAAGACAACGTCACAGGAAGACTGACCCCTGTCGGGGATGCCGCCCGCAGGCGGCAGGTGACGAGCCGGGCCGGAGCTCCGAGCGGGCTCCGGTCCGATGCCCCTACCTGCGGCCACCTGCGGAGACGACTTCCGATGCATCTGCGTCCGGGCGAGACCGAGGCCGTCGGCTGGCGGGTGGCGACCGTGCTCGACGTCGTCCGGCAACTGCGCGACGCATCCCCCGAAGCCACCGGACGTCCGCGGGTGATCGCGATCGACGGCCGCGGCGGCGCCGGCAAGACGACCCTGGCCGAGCGGCTGCGCCAGGCGGTGCCCGACTCCGCCATCGTGCACACCGACGACATCGCCTGGAACCACGCCTGCTTCGACTGGGGCGAAGTACTCGCCGAGAACGTTCTGCGCCCTCTGCACCTAGGTGAGGCGGTGGACTTCCGCCCCGGCGCGTGGGTCACTCACGACCGGCCCGGATCGATCACCGCCCCCGCCGGCGCCGACTTCATCTGGGTCGAGGGCACCGGCATCATCCGCGAAGAGCTTGCCCCCTGGCTGGACGCCTCGATCTGGATGCAGGGTGACCTCCACGAGCAAGAACGCCTGCTGACCGCCCGCGACGGTGACTCCCCCGAGCAGCTGAAGCACGTGGCGAACTGGCTGCTGGAGGAACTGCCGTTCATGCTGCGCGAACAGCCATGGGCCCGAGCCACCATGATCGTCGCCGGCCCTCCGCAGATCGACCACGCCCCTGACACGGAGCTGGTCGTCGCCCCGCCGACCAGCCACTGTTCATGATCCGGCTCACCTCAGCCAGGGAGACGCCGGGGAAAGTCATAGCCGATGCCGTCCGGAGGCACGTCGCGTACCGTGGGAGGCCCGCCGCTGACCGTGTTGAGGGCCCACGATCGCAGGTGGGTGGGCCCTCTCCCGGCGTGGCAACCTGGTCGGCCGTTCGCCTGCCTGCCTCCCTGTCCGCCTACCGGCAGAAGGTCAGGCGGCGAAACCGATGTTGGTGACGTACTCGTACTGGCCCCACTGCGAGCCGAGGTCGACGACCTGGTCCACCCACGCCTCGTCCAGTTCCCGCTCGTCGTCGGCCGCCCACGCGGCGACGATACGGTCCCAGCGGCGGACGTTCATGGTCCGGAACTCCACCGCGCGCTGGCGGGGCCGCTCGACCTGGGACTGGTTGAGCGGGTGGATCTCCACGCGGGTGCCGCGGCCCTGACGGTTGAGGCGGGCGGTCAGGTAGCGGGCGACGTTCTCCCGCCGCACGGTGCGATACGCCTGCTCGATGCGTTCGAGGTTCTTGCGTGAGGGCGCTCGGGTGCCGGCCAGCCAGGCGCGCAGGGTGCGGTCCGTGACGGTCAGTCCGGCCGCACGGGCCGCCTGGCGGGCGTGGATGCTGCGAGTGAGGTAGTGCAGGCGGGCCGTCAGACCGCGGCGGGCGGTGACGGGGGTGGCGATGTAACCGGCGAGGTCGTCCAGCTGACGGGCGACGGCCTCGTGACCCTTGAGGCCGCGAGCACCGTACTTACCGAACTCGATGTTCCGCTCAGGCATCGTCTCTTCCGAATCCCTCGGGTTGCTGGATCACTGTACGGGCCGTGGGCACCGTTCTGCCGCCCCGGCGGGGAGGCGTTTGACGCCGGGAGGAAGGACGGCGCTAGGAAGCGTCTTCTGAGGGTTCGTGGGCGACGTCAGGGTCGGTGCCGACGGTGTAGATGTCCTTGACCTTCACCTCGGTGACACCGCGACCCTCCGGGAAGACGGCTCGCCAGTCGCCGGCCACGTGGAGTTCGTCGGTGCCCATGGCGCGAACGACCACGAGGCCTTCGTCGTAGGCGCGGTGGGCTTTCCACCACAGGTTGGCGAAGGCCTGCGAGCGGATGAGGTGCATCCAGTCGGTGCGGTAGAGCTCCCGGTTGTAGTTCGACTCCCCCAGTGTCGAGACGAACTTCGAGTACATCGCCTTCACGTACTCCAGGGTGACCGTGTCGTCCTCGCCGATGGCCCGGTCGCGGGCGTCCTTCAGCGCGATGCGGAACTTCTCCAACAGCCCTTCGGTCGCCCCGGACGTCCACGACTCGTGGATCTGCGGCGGGTCGCACAGCCCGTACTTCGGACCCGACACCCGCAACAGGAGACGCAGGGTCGGTTCGGTCACCCACAGAGGGCCGGGCTCGTCCCGGTCGCCGATCGGATCCGGCAGGTAGGCGCCGTGCTCCCAGACCGCAGGAGTGATCAGGTGCAGGCCGGCACGCCGCCGGTCGTGATGGTCGCCCGTGGAGTGTTCCAGCTGGCCGATCGGCAGATGCGTCTTCAACGCCGACAGATAGGCGCCGTTGATGTCCAGCGCGGTGATCTCATGCTCGCCCGCGGGCAGTTCCGGCCGGGTCCATTTGGGGCGGGCCTCCCACACCTGGTCGGCGCCGCGGGCACTCTGCTTGCGCAGGATGTCGGGCAGCCACGGGTGGGCGACCACGTCGTAACGCCCGCCCTTACGCGTGTGATCCAGCAGCGCCATCGCGTCCGGGATCGCCCGCTTCACCAGCGCGGCCGTGGCCGCTTCGACGTCACCGGTGTGTTCGGCGAGCGCGGCCGTGACCGCGGAGCCGATCCGGTCGGGGGTGTCGGCGGTCTGCAGTCGACGGCCGACCGGCACCACCTTCACACCGGACGCCGCGGGGCGCGGCTTCCCGGCGGGCGCCGACTGCCGCGGAGCCGTGCGGACCGCGGGCTCGGGCTTCTCCGGCTGCGCGGGTACAGGTACTGCCGGGGCCGGGGCGCACTCGGCTGGGTCCAGGTGCTGGGGGAATCCTTCGACCTGGTGGCGGGCCGGCTGTCCGCACAGCACACACGGCTGCGCGACGGCCAGCACGTCGCCGCCACCGTCCTCGTCGTGCGGTTCGGCGGGCGGCTCGACTTCCGTCGGCTCGACTTCCATCGACTCGTCGTCGCTGGGCTCCACAACGGTCGCAGTAGCGGCGTCCAGCTTGGTGCGGGCACCCTCAAGGAAGTACGCGTATTTCTCCCGCACCTCCCCGCTCGGGTCCCGCCCGGCCTCCCAGCCGCCAACCGTGGACGGACCGACTCCCAGGACCTGCGCGAGCTGCGCGCGCGAGAGGTACAGGCCCTCGCGCAGTCGACGCCGCTCCTCGGCGGACGGCAGCGGCGTCCGCTCCGACGACGCGGTGGCGAGCAGGGCGTCGATCGCCTTGAAGTC is a genomic window of Streptomyces sp. NBC_00414 containing:
- a CDS encoding type III effector protein, with translation MTAERMLMPPSPDSRDPAAFLAARAALDAIEEAVRTSRTEPLPEDTQPGADQALAALLLLRELREQLAGWEPGLIEAARAAGSSWADLAHPLGVASRQAAERRYLRVRPGTPGSTGEQRVQATRDHRAADRTVSAWARTNATELRQLAGQITALTDLPAQASAPLARLADALAADDATHLIGPLTETHTHLRADHPDLADRIDAITHNTTRLRRARSDRPGTTS
- a CDS encoding uridine kinase family protein, translating into MHLRPGETEAVGWRVATVLDVVRQLRDASPEATGRPRVIAIDGRGGAGKTTLAERLRQAVPDSAIVHTDDIAWNHACFDWGEVLAENVLRPLHLGEAVDFRPGAWVTHDRPGSITAPAGADFIWVEGTGIIREELAPWLDASIWMQGDLHEQERLLTARDGDSPEQLKHVANWLLEELPFMLREQPWARATMIVAGPPQIDHAPDTELVVAPPTSHCS
- a CDS encoding helix-turn-helix domain-containing protein, whose amino-acid sequence is MPERNIEFGKYGARGLKGHEAVARQLDDLAGYIATPVTARRGLTARLHYLTRSIHARQAARAAGLTVTDRTLRAWLAGTRAPSRKNLERIEQAYRTVRRENVARYLTARLNRQGRGTRVEIHPLNQSQVERPRQRAVEFRTMNVRRWDRIVAAWAADDERELDEAWVDQVVDLGSQWGQYEYVTNIGFAA
- a CDS encoding helix-turn-helix transcriptional regulator, with protein sequence MADFKAIDALLATASSERTPLPSAEERRRLREGLYLSRAQLAQVLGVGPSTVGGWEAGRDPSGEVREKYAYFLEGARTKLDAATATVVEPSDDESMEVEPTEVEPPAEPHDEDGGGDVLAVAQPCVLCGQPARHQVEGFPQHLDPAECAPAPAVPVPAQPEKPEPAVRTAPRQSAPAGKPRPAASGVKVVPVGRRLQTADTPDRIGSAVTAALAEHTGDVEAATAALVKRAIPDAMALLDHTRKGGRYDVVAHPWLPDILRKQSARGADQVWEARPKWTRPELPAGEHEITALDINGAYLSALKTHLPIGQLEHSTGDHHDRRRAGLHLITPAVWEHGAYLPDPIGDRDEPGPLWVTEPTLRLLLRVSGPKYGLCDPPQIHESWTSGATEGLLEKFRIALKDARDRAIGEDDTVTLEYVKAMYSKFVSTLGESNYNRELYRTDWMHLIRSQAFANLWWKAHRAYDEGLVVVRAMGTDELHVAGDWRAVFPEGRGVTEVKVKDIYTVGTDPDVAHEPSEDAS